The following proteins are encoded in a genomic region of Sebastes fasciatus isolate fSebFas1 chromosome 12, fSebFas1.pri, whole genome shotgun sequence:
- the LOC141779122 gene encoding serum amyloid P-component-like translates to MKFLLLLVMLPACAAIPRDMSGKMFLFPQQTSTARVRLTTSKQEFSAVTVCTRSLTDLQRSHSIFSMATPTDANALLIIWDHAHKDLESHIKDVKSEYLGLDYKPNIWYSICSSWDSESGMVQLWFDGQPLARRYAISGSSITGSPVIFLGQEQDSHGGGFDSAQSFVGMMSDVHMWDHALSPCEIQEYVDGVNFPPGNVLNWSALEFQITDRVLIEDKQPICY, encoded by the exons ATGaagtttttgttgctgttggtgATGCTCCCAGCATGTGCTGCAATTCCTcgag aTATGTCAGGTAAAATGTTCCTCTTCCCACAACAAACCAGCACAGCTCGTGTGAGGCTGACTACATCAAAACAGGAGTTCAGTGCTGTAACAGTCTGTACCAG GTCCTTAACAGACCTCCAAAGATCCCACTCCATTTTTTCTATGGCCACACCCACTGATGCCAATGCCCTCCTGATTATCTGGGACCACGCACATAAGGATCTGGAGTCCCACATCAAAGATGTAAAGTCAGAATATCTGGGGCTGGACTACAAGCCGAACATTTGGTACTCCATTTGTAGCTCATGGGACTCTGAGTCTGGAATGGTGCAGCTGTGGTTTGATGGACAACCTTTAGCTAGGAGATATGCCATCTCTGGATCAAGCATCACAGGATCCCCTGTAATTTTCTTGGGACAG GAGCAGGATTCTCATGGTGGAGGTTTTGACTCGGCTCAGTCTTTCGTTGGCATGATGTCTGATGTCCACATGTGGGACCACGCCCTTTCCCCCTGTGAGATCCAGGAGTACGTGGATGGAGTGAACTTCCCTCCAGGAAATGTGCTCAACTGGAGTGCGCTGGAGTTCCAGATAACAGACAGAGTGCTGATAGAAGATAAACAACCGATCTGTTACTAA
- the LOC141779126 gene encoding C-reactive protein-like isoform X1: protein MKLLLLLGMLTACAATPQDLSGKMFTFPQQTKTAHVRLTTTKQEFSAITVCHRSFTDLQRDHAIFSMATSSNSNAFLIFWDQTNKEMEPHIKDTKSEIMGLNYKSNMWHSICTTWDSTTGLAQLWFDGQRSIKKFVNSGTPIRGSTVIVLGQEQDSHGGGFDLKQAFVGMLSDVHMWDYVLSPCEIQKYVDGLNFTPGNALNWSALELQITDRVLIEDKQESCV from the exons ATgaagttgttgctgctgttgggGATGCTGACAGCATGTGCTGCAACGCCTCAag aTCTGTCAGGTAAAATGTTCACCTTCCCACAACAAACCAAAACAGCTCATGTGAGGCTGACTACAACAAAACAGGAGTTCAGTGCCATAACCGTCTGTCACAG GTCCTTTACAGACCTCCAAAGAGACCACGCCATTTTCTCTATGGCCACATCCTCTAATTCCAATGCCTTCCTGATTTTCTGGGACCAAACAAATAAGGAGATGGAGCCCCATATCAAGGATACAAAGTCAGAAATTATGGGGCTGAACTACAAGTCGAACATGTGGCACTCCATTTGTACCACATGGGACTCTACGACTGGACTGGCGCAGCTGTGGTTTGATGGACAACGTTCAATTAAGAAATTTGTCAATTCTGGAACCCCCATCAGAGGATCCACTGTAATTGTCTTGGGACAG GAGCAGGATTCCCACGGTGGGGGGTTTGACTTGAAGCAGGCTTTCGTTGGCATGCTGTCTGATGTCCACATGTGGGACTACGTCCTTTCCCCCTGTGAGATCCAGAAGTACGTGGATGGCCTGAACTTCACTCCAGGAAATGCGCTCAACTGGAGTGCGCTGGAGTTACAGATAACAGACAGAGTGCTGATAGAAGATAAACAAGAGTCCTGTGTCTAA
- the LOC141779126 gene encoding serum amyloid P-component-like isoform X2, which translates to MDFDLSGKMFTFPQQTKTAHVRLTTTKQEFSAITVCHRSFTDLQRDHAIFSMATSSNSNAFLIFWDQTNKEMEPHIKDTKSEIMGLNYKSNMWHSICTTWDSTTGLAQLWFDGQRSIKKFVNSGTPIRGSTVIVLGQEQDSHGGGFDLKQAFVGMLSDVHMWDYVLSPCEIQKYVDGLNFTPGNALNWSALELQITDRVLIEDKQESCV; encoded by the exons ATGGACTTCG aTCTGTCAGGTAAAATGTTCACCTTCCCACAACAAACCAAAACAGCTCATGTGAGGCTGACTACAACAAAACAGGAGTTCAGTGCCATAACCGTCTGTCACAG GTCCTTTACAGACCTCCAAAGAGACCACGCCATTTTCTCTATGGCCACATCCTCTAATTCCAATGCCTTCCTGATTTTCTGGGACCAAACAAATAAGGAGATGGAGCCCCATATCAAGGATACAAAGTCAGAAATTATGGGGCTGAACTACAAGTCGAACATGTGGCACTCCATTTGTACCACATGGGACTCTACGACTGGACTGGCGCAGCTGTGGTTTGATGGACAACGTTCAATTAAGAAATTTGTCAATTCTGGAACCCCCATCAGAGGATCCACTGTAATTGTCTTGGGACAG GAGCAGGATTCCCACGGTGGGGGGTTTGACTTGAAGCAGGCTTTCGTTGGCATGCTGTCTGATGTCCACATGTGGGACTACGTCCTTTCCCCCTGTGAGATCCAGAAGTACGTGGATGGCCTGAACTTCACTCCAGGAAATGCGCTCAACTGGAGTGCGCTGGAGTTACAGATAACAGACAGAGTGCTGATAGAAGATAAACAAGAGTCCTGTGTCTAA
- the LOC141779123 gene encoding serum amyloid P-component-like isoform X2 translates to MKLLLLLGMLTACAATPQDLSGKMFTFPQQTKTAHVRLTTTKQEFSAITVCHRSITDLQRGHVLFSMAISSNSNVFLIFWDHENKEMEPHIKDTKSEIMGLNYKSNMWHSICTTWDSTTGLAQLWFDGQRSIKKFVNSGTPIRGSTVIVLGQEQDSHGGGFDLMQSFVGMMSDVHMWDYVLSPCEIQKYVDGLNFTPGNALNWSALEFLITDRVLIEDKQESCV, encoded by the exons ATgaagttgttgctgctgttgggGATGCTGACAGCATGTGCTGCAACTCCTcaag ATCTGTCAGGTAAAATGTTCACCTTCCCACAACAAACCAAAACAGCTCATGTGAGGCTGACTACAACAAAACAGGAGTTCAGTGCCATAACCGTCTGTCACAG GTCCATTACAGACCTTCAAAGAGGCCACGTCCTTTTCTCTATGGCCATATCCTCTAATTCCAATGTCTTCCTGATTTTCTGGGACCACGAAAATAAGGAGATGGAGCCCCATATCAAGGATACAAAGTCAGAAATTATGGGGCTGAACTACAAGTCGAACATGTGGCACTCCATTTGTACCACATGGGACTCTACGACTGGACTGGCGCAGCTGTGGTTTGATGGACAACGTTCAATTAAGAAATTTGTCAATTCTGGAACCCCCATCAGAGGATCCACTGTAATTGTCTTGGGACAG GAGCAGGATTCCCACGGTGGGGGGTTTGACTTGATGCAGTCTTTCGTTGGCATGATGTCTGATGTCCACATGTGGGACTATGTCCTTTCCCCCTGTGAGATCCAGAAGTACGTGGATGGCCTGAACTTCACTCCAGGAAATGCGCTCAACTGGAGTGCACTGGAGTTCCTGATAACAGACAGAGTGCTGATAGAAGATAAACAAGAGTCCTGTGTCTAA
- the LOC141779123 gene encoding serum amyloid P-component-like isoform X1 translates to MNNFNVIRCGGVHERAGSLAFSRRWKGTLWIEWTSVIYSTTKYANKQIDIKKISTSLFSDLSGKMFTFPQQTKTAHVRLTTTKQEFSAITVCHRSITDLQRGHVLFSMAISSNSNVFLIFWDHENKEMEPHIKDTKSEIMGLNYKSNMWHSICTTWDSTTGLAQLWFDGQRSIKKFVNSGTPIRGSTVIVLGQEQDSHGGGFDLMQSFVGMMSDVHMWDYVLSPCEIQKYVDGLNFTPGNALNWSALEFLITDRVLIEDKQESCV, encoded by the exons ATGAATAACTTCAATGTCATTAGGTGCGGAGGTGTTCATGAAAGAGCTGGGTCTTTAGCGTTTTCTCGAAGGTGGAAAGGGACTCTGTGGATTGAATGGACTTCGGTAATTTATTCCACCACCAAATATGCTAATAAAcaaatagatataaaaaaaatttctACCTCTCTCTTTTCAGATCTGTCAGGTAAAATGTTCACCTTCCCACAACAAACCAAAACAGCTCATGTGAGGCTGACTACAACAAAACAGGAGTTCAGTGCCATAACCGTCTGTCACAG GTCCATTACAGACCTTCAAAGAGGCCACGTCCTTTTCTCTATGGCCATATCCTCTAATTCCAATGTCTTCCTGATTTTCTGGGACCACGAAAATAAGGAGATGGAGCCCCATATCAAGGATACAAAGTCAGAAATTATGGGGCTGAACTACAAGTCGAACATGTGGCACTCCATTTGTACCACATGGGACTCTACGACTGGACTGGCGCAGCTGTGGTTTGATGGACAACGTTCAATTAAGAAATTTGTCAATTCTGGAACCCCCATCAGAGGATCCACTGTAATTGTCTTGGGACAG GAGCAGGATTCCCACGGTGGGGGGTTTGACTTGATGCAGTCTTTCGTTGGCATGATGTCTGATGTCCACATGTGGGACTATGTCCTTTCCCCCTGTGAGATCCAGAAGTACGTGGATGGCCTGAACTTCACTCCAGGAAATGCGCTCAACTGGAGTGCACTGGAGTTCCTGATAACAGACAGAGTGCTGATAGAAGATAAACAAGAGTCCTGTGTCTAA
- the LOC141779123 gene encoding serum amyloid P-component-like isoform X3, with amino-acid sequence MDFDLSGKMFTFPQQTKTAHVRLTTTKQEFSAITVCHRSITDLQRGHVLFSMAISSNSNVFLIFWDHENKEMEPHIKDTKSEIMGLNYKSNMWHSICTTWDSTTGLAQLWFDGQRSIKKFVNSGTPIRGSTVIVLGQEQDSHGGGFDLMQSFVGMMSDVHMWDYVLSPCEIQKYVDGLNFTPGNALNWSALEFLITDRVLIEDKQESCV; translated from the exons ATGGACTTCG ATCTGTCAGGTAAAATGTTCACCTTCCCACAACAAACCAAAACAGCTCATGTGAGGCTGACTACAACAAAACAGGAGTTCAGTGCCATAACCGTCTGTCACAG GTCCATTACAGACCTTCAAAGAGGCCACGTCCTTTTCTCTATGGCCATATCCTCTAATTCCAATGTCTTCCTGATTTTCTGGGACCACGAAAATAAGGAGATGGAGCCCCATATCAAGGATACAAAGTCAGAAATTATGGGGCTGAACTACAAGTCGAACATGTGGCACTCCATTTGTACCACATGGGACTCTACGACTGGACTGGCGCAGCTGTGGTTTGATGGACAACGTTCAATTAAGAAATTTGTCAATTCTGGAACCCCCATCAGAGGATCCACTGTAATTGTCTTGGGACAG GAGCAGGATTCCCACGGTGGGGGGTTTGACTTGATGCAGTCTTTCGTTGGCATGATGTCTGATGTCCACATGTGGGACTATGTCCTTTCCCCCTGTGAGATCCAGAAGTACGTGGATGGCCTGAACTTCACTCCAGGAAATGCGCTCAACTGGAGTGCACTGGAGTTCCTGATAACAGACAGAGTGCTGATAGAAGATAAACAAGAGTCCTGTGTCTAA
- the LOC141779125 gene encoding serum amyloid P-component-like has translation MTFLLLLVMLPACAAIPRDLTGKVFNFPTHSIIAHVRLTTPIRIFRAITVCHRSITDLQRDHVLFSMATSSYSNALRVFWDHANKEMKPSIIDKASKYPGLDYRPNMWHSICTTYDSASYMVQLWFNGQPSVRRYVYAPSISGSGRDTVIILGQEQDSYGGDFDFKQSFVGKLSDIHMWDYALSPCEIQKYVDGTNFTAGNVLNWGALEFVRYDRVFIEDKQENCV, from the exons ATGACGTTTTTGCTGCTGTTGGTGATGCTCCCAGCATGTGCTGCAATTCCTcgag aTCTGACAGGTAAAGTGTTCAACTTCCCAACCCACTCCATCATAGCTCACGTGAGGCTAACTACACCAATACGGATATTCCGTGCTATAACCGTCTGTCACAG GTCAATAACAGACCTCCAAAGAGACCACGTCCTTTTCTCCATGGCCACATCCTCTTATTCCAATGCCCTCCGGGTTTTCTGGGACCACGCAAATAAGGAGATGAAGCCCAGTATCATTGACAAAGCGTCAAAATACCCGGGGCTGGACTACAGGCCGAACATGTGGCACTCCATTTGTACCACATATGACTCTGCGTCTTATATGGTACAGCTGTGGTTTAATGGACAACCTTCAGTTAGGAGATATGTCTATGCACCAAGCATCTCAGGATCCGGCCGAGATACTGTAATCATCTTGGGACAG GAGCAGGATTCCTATGGTGGGGATTTTGACTTCAAGCAGTCTTTCGTTGGCAAGCTGTCTGATATCCACATGTGGGACTACGCCCTTTCCCCCTGTGAGATCCAGAAGTACGTGGATGGCACGAACTTCACTGCAGGAAATGTGCTCAACTGGGGTGCGCTGGAGTTCGTGAGATATGACAGAGTGTTCATAGAAGATAAACAAGAGAACTGTGTCTAA